A genomic region of Salinibacter pepae contains the following coding sequences:
- a CDS encoding flagellar protein FliT, translating into MAAPADHLDALLHLGERIAEAVEADDWERVANLLDRRARLIDRLAADTGTDADASPSTPSEVNRAGGALRRKRKALADQHEALLEQLREREDEIEAELNQLQRLRRANDSYDDHTASSTSDRAGHDGVLPPEFSG; encoded by the coding sequence ATGGCCGCGCCCGCCGACCATCTCGACGCTCTGCTCCACCTTGGGGAGCGCATCGCCGAGGCGGTAGAGGCCGACGATTGGGAGCGCGTGGCGAATTTGCTCGACCGGCGCGCGCGGCTCATTGATCGCCTGGCGGCGGACACGGGAACGGACGCCGATGCGTCCCCGTCCACACCTTCGGAGGTGAATCGAGCGGGCGGCGCGCTTCGACGAAAGCGGAAGGCCCTGGCCGACCAGCACGAGGCCCTTCTGGAGCAGCTCCGGGAGCGAGAAGACGAGATCGAGGCGGAGCTCAATCAGCTACAGCGACTGCGGCGCGCGAACGACTCGTACGACGACCACACCGCATCCTCGACCTCGGACCGAGCCGGGCACGACGGGGTGCTCCCCCCTGAATTCAGCGGATAG
- the fliD gene encoding flagellar filament capping protein FliD yields the protein MGTSVGPATNLSPQYQRLIQRTLQIERQPKLELQNERQQKQDTKSVVSDLDGKLSSLQSQLSTLTDSISSPFDGRSASVEKGTEAFNVSADETANTGSYSVAVNRLASADGRVSQTYDADGTGLSDAFNSDQSFDVEVATPSDSGTDRTSVQVNVSAADLSGTNKEVLNNIQSAVDSAFQSAVDDGTLSDDERPSASVINPTSGTARLSLRSQQTGYQGRLSFSDSSNNVLSELQVNADQIASDTQGGEITEVGTGEASSKLTSEFELNGLTFTRNSNEVTDAVDGVTINLEEANGTESSFEVTADEEGAQSVVENFVDRVSEVITFLNEKTNPNPESGERGELADDSTFRRLSRQLRTDATRPVDGQPEGLSTLADIGVEANRDGTLKLTDEDALRTAVRENQGALKDLFAGPDGIATRMEKRVDQYADAGGLLDDRQDSIDSSIDRIDDRIDGLDERLQRREQQLRNQYAQVQSTIRSLASQQRIIG from the coding sequence ATGGGAACGTCCGTCGGGCCCGCAACCAACCTGAGCCCACAGTACCAACGGCTGATTCAGCGCACGCTCCAAATCGAGCGGCAACCAAAGCTGGAGCTGCAGAACGAGCGCCAGCAAAAGCAGGACACGAAGTCGGTGGTGAGTGACCTGGACGGCAAGCTGTCGTCGCTCCAGAGCCAGCTCAGCACGCTCACTGACTCGATTTCCAGCCCCTTCGACGGCCGCAGCGCCAGCGTGGAGAAGGGCACGGAGGCGTTCAACGTCTCGGCCGACGAGACCGCGAACACGGGCAGCTATTCGGTCGCGGTGAACCGCCTCGCCTCGGCCGACGGGCGTGTCTCGCAAACGTACGACGCCGACGGCACCGGCCTCTCTGATGCCTTCAACAGTGACCAGTCCTTCGACGTGGAGGTCGCTACGCCCAGCGACTCGGGGACCGACCGGACGTCGGTTCAGGTAAACGTGAGCGCCGCTGATCTTAGTGGCACCAACAAAGAGGTGCTAAACAACATCCAGTCTGCGGTCGACAGCGCGTTCCAGTCGGCCGTCGACGACGGCACCCTCTCGGACGACGAGCGCCCGAGCGCGTCGGTGATCAACCCCACGAGCGGCACGGCGCGCCTCTCGCTCCGAAGCCAACAGACCGGGTATCAGGGGCGGCTCAGCTTTTCCGACTCGTCGAACAACGTGCTCTCGGAGCTGCAGGTCAACGCCGATCAGATCGCCAGCGACACGCAGGGGGGCGAGATTACGGAGGTGGGCACCGGCGAGGCAAGCTCGAAGCTGACGAGCGAGTTCGAGCTGAACGGCCTCACCTTCACCCGGAACAGCAACGAGGTGACCGACGCGGTGGACGGGGTGACGATCAACCTGGAGGAGGCCAACGGGACGGAGTCGTCCTTCGAGGTCACGGCGGACGAGGAGGGCGCCCAGAGCGTCGTAGAGAACTTCGTCGATCGGGTCAGTGAGGTGATTACCTTCTTGAACGAGAAAACAAACCCCAATCCCGAAAGTGGGGAGCGAGGGGAGCTGGCCGATGACAGCACCTTCCGGCGGTTGAGTCGACAGCTCCGCACCGACGCGACCCGGCCGGTGGACGGCCAGCCGGAGGGGCTGAGTACCCTCGCGGACATCGGGGTAGAGGCCAACCGGGACGGGACATTGAAACTTACCGACGAAGATGCCCTTCGTACCGCCGTGCGTGAAAATCAAGGTGCCCTGAAGGACCTCTTTGCCGGCCCCGATGGGATCGCCACGCGAATGGAGAAACGCGTGGACCAGTACGCCGATGCCGGGGGACTCCTGGACGACCGACAGGACAGCATCGACAGCAGCATCGACCGGATCGACGACCGGATCGATGGCCTTGACGAGCGCCTCCAGCGCCGCGAGCAGCAGCTTCGAAACCAGTACGCGCAGGTACAGAGTACCATTCGGTCCCTTGCCAGTCAGCAACGGATCATTGGTTAG
- the fliS gene encoding flagellar export chaperone FliS, with amino-acid sequence MYSARQQYQQQAVQTASPEKLIDKLYEAGIQACHQEDRDTLRDVLVELIEALNMEQGGELADRLLGIYEFCLNECATGDLDMIRGLLEELRDGWREGVLEQQPA; translated from the coding sequence ATGTACAGCGCACGTCAGCAATACCAGCAGCAGGCCGTCCAGACCGCCTCGCCCGAAAAGCTCATCGACAAGCTCTACGAGGCAGGCATCCAGGCGTGTCACCAGGAAGACCGGGACACGCTCCGTGATGTGCTCGTGGAGCTGATCGAGGCGCTCAATATGGAGCAGGGCGGCGAGCTGGCCGACCGCCTGCTCGGCATCTACGAGTTCTGCCTGAACGAATGCGCCACCGGCGACCTCGACATGATCCGCGGGTTGCTCGAAGAGCTCCGCGACGGGTGGCGCGAGGGCGTGCTCGAACAGCAGCCTGCATAA